One bacterium genomic window carries:
- the prmA gene encoding 50S ribosomal protein L11 methyltransferase, translating to MDWLAVDIEFERGISEEQLDWVADLLSSVFEQHGVNGIEIKPKLGIVIGYLPADTKAEERVRNVKDALERLIEVNTEFPWPKSVRVKRFSEKEWTQTLFGTIKPRRVGDRLIVTPSWEKPDPKPDDLVLIIDRCQAFGTGDHQTTQLCLELIEKYVKQGDVVADIGTGSGILSIAALKLGAKQALAIDNDPLSIEAATANMEINGVLDRARLAEASGFDLPEENFTLVVANINTFIIIQLIPDAVRAIPKGVLWIMSGITISNWLNLKEKLEEAGFEILEKRESGDWVAAVVRR from the coding sequence ATGGATTGGTTAGCGGTAGACATTGAGTTCGAACGAGGCATTAGTGAAGAGCAACTTGATTGGGTAGCGGATTTACTTTCGTCAGTGTTTGAGCAGCACGGCGTTAATGGAATTGAAATCAAGCCAAAGCTGGGGATCGTGATAGGCTACCTTCCAGCTGATACTAAGGCGGAGGAGCGAGTTCGCAATGTGAAGGACGCGCTAGAGCGCTTAATCGAAGTTAACACTGAATTCCCCTGGCCAAAATCAGTGCGAGTCAAACGGTTCTCTGAAAAAGAATGGACACAAACGCTCTTCGGAACGATCAAACCCCGCCGTGTGGGCGACCGCTTAATCGTCACCCCATCATGGGAAAAACCCGATCCAAAACCCGACGATCTCGTGCTCATCATCGATCGCTGCCAAGCCTTCGGCACCGGCGATCATCAGACAACTCAACTATGCCTTGAACTGATCGAAAAGTATGTGAAGCAGGGGGATGTGGTAGCCGATATCGGCACTGGTTCAGGCATTCTCTCCATTGCAGCTTTAAAACTAGGCGCAAAGCAGGCGCTGGCAATTGATAATGATCCTCTCTCAATTGAAGCTGCGACCGCCAACATGGAAATCAATGGTGTCCTAGATCGAGCGCGACTGGCAGAAGCATCCGGATTTGACCTCCCAGAGGAAAATTTCACCCTAGTGGTCGCCAATATCAACACTTTTATCATCATCCAACTTATCCCCGATGCTGTCCGAGCTATCCCCAAGGGTGTTCTCTGGATCATGTCGGGCATTACAATCTCCAATTGGCTCAACCTCAAAGAAAAACTCGAGGAAGCTGGTTTTGAGATATTGGAGAAGAGGGAGAGTGGCGATTGGGTCGCAGCAGTAGTACGCCGCTAA
- a CDS encoding 16S rRNA (uracil(1498)-N(3))-methyltransferase gives MGRSSSTPLNSLPRFFVDPSQITGVYVDIPGEDAHKISNVLRLRVDEEIVVLDNTGARYHCRLTAVSKNLSSAEILTLIDGPSEPKTSITLVQALAKGDKVEQVIRQNTEAGASAFWLMNTDRCIVQIEEKKCDQRVARYQKVAREAAEQSNRAKVPEVNGILRLKQALAASEGSLKLFCYESEQTLTLKQSLQNAQPDQAITLFIGPEGGFTNEEVELAKKSGAITISLGSRVLRTETAGLVAISQVLYALEG, from the coding sequence TTGGGTCGCAGCAGTAGTACGCCGCTAAATTCCTTGCCGCGTTTCTTCGTTGATCCTTCACAGATTACGGGGGTATATGTTGATATCCCTGGTGAAGACGCCCACAAGATAAGCAACGTCTTAAGACTTCGGGTGGATGAAGAAATCGTCGTCCTCGACAACACCGGCGCCCGCTATCACTGCCGATTAACCGCAGTCAGTAAGAACCTATCAAGCGCAGAAATCCTCACACTAATTGACGGCCCCTCTGAACCAAAAACGTCTATCACACTGGTTCAAGCACTCGCAAAAGGGGACAAAGTCGAGCAGGTCATCCGCCAAAACACAGAAGCAGGCGCAAGCGCGTTTTGGTTAATGAATACAGATCGCTGCATCGTGCAGATTGAAGAAAAGAAATGTGACCAACGGGTTGCAAGATATCAAAAGGTTGCAAGAGAAGCTGCTGAGCAATCCAATCGGGCGAAAGTCCCTGAAGTAAATGGCATTCTCAGACTTAAACAAGCTTTGGCTGCCAGTGAAGGTTCATTAAAGCTATTCTGCTATGAATCCGAGCAGACGCTTACCCTCAAACAATCGCTCCAAAATGCCCAACCCGACCAAGCCATCACACTCTTCATTGGTCCGGAAGGTGGATTCACTAATGAAGAAGTTGAACTCGCGAAGAAGTCTGGAGCAATAACCATCTCGTTAGGTTCACGAGTATTGCGCACA